One region of Mucilaginibacter gotjawali genomic DNA includes:
- the treF gene encoding alpha,alpha-trehalase TreF — protein sequence MKKLLLTLSLIIAFIIVRSQNLTPRQLFPGLFESVQLSDIFPDNKTFVDATPKRDPAVIMKDYLAQKNKPGFDLKQFVTDNFDIPGGPKTIFKSDINTGIRKHIDTLWQVLYRRHDTVSKYSSLLPMPNDFIIPGGRFRETYYWDSYFTMLGLQESHQTKIIQNMIGNFAYMIDKYGFIPNGTRTYYLTRSQPPFFSMMLDVLAKDQGKQVLVKYQPELLKEYAFWMKGSAKLKPGQAYRNSVRMPGGEILNRYWDESDKPREESFKKDVNAAKLTKQDTNAFYRNIRAAAESGWDFSTRWMDTTGKLETIQTTFIIPVDLNCLLYHLELSIASSYQLRGDAAGYNSYLTKALLRKKAILKYSWSEKNGWFMDYNWKEKHTTPVETLAGVFPLEFNIAGVKQAEQVASKLKSKFLKPGGLVTTINRSGQQWDSPNAWAPLQYMAIDGLNNYHQTGLAQSIAITWIQTNLQVFNETGKLMEKYNVVDTNVKAGGGEYPLQDGFGWTNGVLLSLLDRYYPSQL from the coding sequence TGATGCTACGCCAAAGCGCGATCCGGCAGTGATTATGAAAGATTATCTGGCGCAGAAAAATAAACCCGGGTTTGACCTGAAGCAGTTTGTTACCGATAACTTTGATATACCGGGCGGACCCAAAACTATTTTCAAAAGTGATATCAATACGGGCATCCGCAAGCATATTGATACATTGTGGCAGGTGCTTTACCGCAGGCACGATACGGTATCAAAGTATTCGTCGTTATTGCCAATGCCAAATGATTTTATAATTCCGGGCGGGCGGTTTCGCGAAACCTATTACTGGGATTCGTATTTTACGATGCTGGGCCTCCAGGAAAGCCATCAAACAAAGATCATTCAAAACATGATCGGGAATTTCGCCTACATGATTGATAAATACGGGTTTATTCCTAACGGAACACGTACCTATTATTTGACGCGGTCGCAGCCCCCGTTTTTTTCAATGATGCTGGATGTTTTGGCTAAGGACCAGGGCAAGCAGGTTTTGGTTAAATATCAGCCCGAACTTTTAAAAGAATATGCGTTTTGGATGAAAGGTTCAGCAAAACTGAAGCCGGGGCAGGCCTACCGCAATTCAGTACGAATGCCGGGCGGCGAAATATTAAACCGTTATTGGGATGAATCTGACAAACCCCGCGAGGAATCGTTTAAGAAAGATGTAAATGCTGCAAAATTAACAAAGCAGGATACCAATGCCTTTTACCGTAATATTCGTGCAGCTGCCGAGTCGGGCTGGGATTTTAGTACCCGATGGATGGATACCACCGGTAAGCTGGAGACTATTCAAACTACCTTTATTATCCCGGTTGATCTGAACTGTTTGCTTTACCACCTTGAATTGTCAATAGCGTCATCGTACCAGCTCAGGGGCGACGCTGCCGGCTATAATAGTTATTTAACAAAGGCTTTACTGCGAAAAAAAGCTATCTTAAAATACTCATGGAGTGAAAAAAACGGATGGTTTATGGATTATAACTGGAAAGAAAAACACACAACGCCGGTTGAAACGCTTGCGGGCGTATTTCCGCTTGAGTTTAACATAGCCGGCGTAAAACAGGCAGAGCAGGTTGCCTCTAAATTAAAAAGCAAGTTCCTAAAGCCAGGGGGGCTGGTTACAACCATCAACCGCTCCGGACAGCAATGGGATAGCCCGAACGCCTGGGCGCCACTTCAGTATATGGCCATTGATGGGCTTAACAATTACCATCAAACAGGCCTGGCGCAAAGTATTGCCATTACCTGGATCCAAACTAATTTGCAGGTGTTTAATGAAACCGGCAAATTGATGGAAAAGTATAACGTTGTTGACACAAATGTTAAGGCCGGCGGCGGCGAATACCCCCTGCAGGACGGTTTTGGCTGGACGAACGGTGTGTTACTTAGTCTTCTTGATCGTTATTATCCTTCTCAATTATAA